One Lentibacillus cibarius DNA window includes the following coding sequences:
- a CDS encoding FecCD family ABC transporter permease — translation MPRLFIRNFLKNNNVLAYVLALAFLLISMLTAISVGSVSVPVLDIVKIIGADVFRLPIAEQVDPVYKNIVSQIRLPRVLLAGLVGASLAIAGAAFQGLLRNPLADPYILGVSSGASVGAVATLFFNISIPLLGLFTLPVVSIITALLTILLVLFFAKSVDRTMRVETIILTGIIFSSFLGAFISLIIALTGDELRQIMGWLLGSVSMRGWSYIGIIIPFFILGSLLLLLNCRELNAMSFGEERAQHLGVDVEKRKLVILAAGSILTGAAVAVSGAIGFVGLVIPHLTRRLWGPDHVHLLPLSILTGAGFLMLTDLISRTIISPTILPIGVITALIGAPVFGLILIKQRKA, via the coding sequence TTGCCGAGGTTGTTTATCCGGAACTTTTTGAAGAATAACAATGTACTTGCTTATGTGCTGGCGCTAGCGTTCTTACTTATTTCGATGTTGACGGCTATATCCGTCGGCAGTGTTTCTGTTCCTGTATTAGATATCGTAAAGATCATTGGTGCAGACGTTTTTCGCTTACCGATAGCTGAACAGGTCGATCCGGTATATAAGAATATTGTTTCGCAAATTCGCTTGCCCAGAGTGCTTCTTGCTGGTTTAGTGGGGGCCTCTCTTGCCATTGCAGGAGCGGCTTTCCAGGGCCTGCTGCGAAATCCATTGGCAGATCCGTATATTTTAGGTGTCTCTTCCGGCGCTTCCGTGGGGGCAGTAGCAACATTGTTTTTTAATATATCGATTCCTTTGCTTGGGCTTTTTACGCTGCCGGTTGTAAGTATCATAACTGCTCTATTAACTATTTTACTTGTGTTGTTTTTTGCCAAAAGTGTTGATCGGACGATGCGGGTGGAGACGATTATCTTAACAGGTATTATTTTCAGTTCATTTTTGGGTGCTTTTATATCCTTGATTATTGCATTGACAGGTGATGAATTACGGCAAATTATGGGCTGGTTGCTTGGCAGTGTATCGATGCGGGGGTGGAGTTATATTGGCATTATTATCCCGTTTTTCATCCTGGGATCTTTGTTACTTTTATTGAATTGCCGGGAGCTCAATGCGATGTCATTCGGGGAAGAACGGGCGCAGCATCTCGGAGTCGACGTCGAAAAGCGGAAACTCGTGATTCTTGCTGCCGGCTCGATACTCACCGGTGCGGCAGTAGCTGTTTCCGGAGCCATCGGTTTTGTCGGATTGGTGATTCCTCACTTGACAAGGCGGTTATGGGGGCCGGATCATGTTCATCTTCTGCCTTTATCCATTTTAACCGGGGCCGGCTTTTTAATGCTGACAGATCTTATATCACGAACCATTATATCACCAACCATTCTGCCGATTGGCGTGATTACTGCATTAATTGGTGCACCGGTGTTCGGACTTATCCTAATAAAACAACGAAAGGCATAA
- a CDS encoding adenosylcobinamide amidohydrolase has protein sequence MLNLEHVSGGYDGQTVIKDISFSVSPGEFFGILGPNGSGKTTLLKMVSGLIPCMSGSVQINNKNIRHFSRKALAKQMAVLPQLTAHAFSYTVRDTVALGRYAHHQGFFQTWTAEDEHVLQTVMEQTNITNFQDEAVQELSGGEQQRVFLAQALAQQPNLLLLDEPTNHLDLAYQKDLLDLLKKGARQEGLTVVSIFHDLNLASLYCDRLLLLHDGQKRALHTPDGVLTEGLIKEVYQTDVTKHPHPAVAKPQMHLLPDEDDISAEEVSIGPSMLHVKQEYISLAAPTSLRTLSSGVCGAGFGWNSAFVNRHVANNYDCSDPEGEMRCYLEKNGFDTSCTVGMMTAVQLADVAYGFWENDHVSLFTVVTAGVGNATDGTRSAGGRHPMTQGTINTWLFINGHVTEEAFIQAIITATEAKAQVLRELAITDENTGTIATGTSTDSVLVAATQQGQTLSYAGTATALGQLIGKSVYTETKKAIQRYQAR, from the coding sequence ATGTTGAACTTGGAGCATGTTTCTGGCGGCTATGATGGGCAGACAGTTATTAAAGATATCAGTTTTTCTGTTTCGCCGGGAGAGTTTTTTGGAATATTGGGCCCCAATGGGAGTGGCAAAACGACGCTTTTGAAAATGGTGAGTGGTTTAATCCCTTGCATGTCCGGTTCTGTTCAGATTAATAACAAAAATATACGCCATTTTTCGCGAAAAGCTTTGGCTAAGCAAATGGCAGTTCTCCCTCAGCTTACGGCACATGCGTTTTCCTATACGGTCAGGGACACAGTTGCGCTAGGGAGGTATGCCCATCATCAAGGTTTTTTTCAGACGTGGACCGCTGAGGATGAACATGTGCTTCAGACTGTCATGGAGCAAACGAATATTACGAACTTTCAGGATGAGGCGGTGCAGGAATTATCAGGTGGGGAACAGCAACGGGTATTTTTAGCACAGGCATTAGCCCAGCAGCCGAATTTATTATTACTTGATGAACCGACCAACCATCTGGATTTAGCCTATCAAAAGGATTTGCTGGATCTATTGAAAAAAGGGGCGAGACAAGAGGGATTAACTGTTGTTTCTATTTTTCATGATTTGAATCTGGCTAGCTTGTACTGTGACCGGCTGTTGTTGTTGCATGACGGTCAAAAGCGGGCTTTGCATACACCTGATGGCGTGTTGACAGAGGGCCTGATTAAAGAAGTATACCAAACGGATGTGACCAAACATCCACATCCGGCTGTCGCTAAACCACAAATGCATTTGCTTCCTGATGAGGATGATATTTCAGCTGAAGAAGTAAGCATTGGCCCTTCCATGTTACATGTTAAGCAGGAGTATATTAGCTTGGCCGCACCAACTTCACTACGAACATTATCTTCGGGTGTATGTGGAGCTGGCTTTGGCTGGAACAGTGCTTTTGTTAATCGTCATGTAGCAAACAACTATGATTGTTCGGATCCTGAGGGCGAGATGCGGTGTTATCTTGAAAAAAACGGCTTCGACACATCCTGTACAGTCGGCATGATGACAGCGGTTCAGCTAGCAGATGTTGCTTATGGCTTTTGGGAAAACGATCACGTCTCTCTTTTTACCGTCGTAACAGCTGGTGTCGGGAATGCAACTGACGGTACACGTTCTGCCGGGGGACGTCACCCGATGACGCAAGGTACGATTAATACATGGTTGTTTATCAACGGACACGTAACGGAAGAAGCGTTCATCCAGGCTATCATAACCGCAACAGAGGCAAAAGCCCAGGTGTTACGTGAATTGGCTATTACAGATGAAAATACGGGCACCATCGCAACGGGGACTTCAACAGATAGTGTTCTGGTTGCTGCTACTCAACAAGGACAAACACTGTCCTATGCAGGAACCGCTACAGCACTTGGTCAATTAATCGGAAAAAGTGTTTATACAGAAACAAAAAAAGCAATTCAGCGTTACCAGGCGAGGTAA
- the tenA gene encoding thiaminase II, with translation MKFSETLREATKQSWEMSLHHPFVTGIANGDLPLETFKYYILQDIYYLKHYGKVHAMAAAQARDFETTALLADKAKMTAQAELTVHEEHARVLNITKEDMAQFKPAPTAYGYTSHLYRAALSGSLGQTIAAVLPCYWLYADIGQVYQNAVPQEEIYQNWIQMYASEWFQTSTQEMIDLLDALAEEASEQEREAMKEQFVIAKEYELAFWEMSYTKETWLSSRMAVRQ, from the coding sequence ATGAAATTTTCAGAAACACTGCGAGAGGCAACGAAACAAAGCTGGGAGATGAGTCTGCATCATCCGTTTGTTACGGGAATTGCAAATGGTGATTTGCCACTGGAGACGTTTAAGTATTATATTCTCCAGGACATTTACTATTTGAAGCATTACGGGAAAGTGCATGCGATGGCAGCCGCGCAGGCAAGGGATTTCGAGACGACGGCGTTACTTGCGGATAAAGCGAAGATGACGGCACAGGCTGAATTGACGGTTCATGAGGAACATGCACGCGTTCTGAACATTACGAAGGAGGATATGGCGCAGTTTAAACCAGCCCCGACGGCATACGGGTATACATCTCACTTGTACCGGGCTGCTCTCTCAGGCAGCCTCGGGCAGACGATTGCTGCGGTACTTCCTTGTTATTGGCTGTATGCGGACATTGGCCAGGTTTATCAGAACGCGGTACCGCAGGAAGAAATCTATCAAAATTGGATTCAAATGTATGCAAGCGAATGGTTTCAAACTTCGACCCAGGAAATGATTGATCTGCTGGATGCACTGGCGGAAGAGGCCAGTGAACAGGAAAGAGAAGCCATGAAAGAACAATTTGTTATTGCCAAAGAATACGAGCTTGCATTCTGGGAAATGTCCTATACGAAAGAAACGTGGCTTTCCAGCAGAATGGCCGTGCGACAATAA
- a CDS encoding GPO family capsid scaffolding protein, whose protein sequence is MTNEQNLQIMQAIKELQEQMNAGFAKVDQRFEAVDQRFEAVDQRFEAIDQRFEAIDQRFDKMQEEMDTRFKEVDARFEAMDTRFKEMDEKMDSGFNQMNKKMDDLQGSVELLAKKTWHNEDDIYKVKRTMGMV, encoded by the coding sequence TTGACAAATGAACAAAATCTGCAAATCATGCAGGCCATCAAAGAGCTGCAGGAGCAAATGAATGCAGGATTTGCAAAAGTGGATCAGCGGTTCGAAGCGGTTGATCAAAGGTTTGAGGCGGTTGATCAGAGATTTGAGGCAATCGATCAGAGATTTGAGGCGATCGATCAAAGATTTGACAAAATGCAAGAAGAGATGGACACCAGGTTTAAAGAAGTGGATGCAAGGTTTGAAGCAATGGACACTAGGTTTAAAGAAATGGACGAAAAAATGGATTCCGGGTTTAATCAGATGAATAAAAAGATGGACGACCTGCAGGGCAGTGTTGAATTGCTTGCCAAGAAAACATGGCATAATGAGGATGATATATATAAGGTGAAAAGAACGATGGGGATGGTATAA
- a CDS encoding sigma-70 family RNA polymerase sigma factor produces the protein MDKKLTFEEIFQQNERRIHYQIHKMNIRDPHHDFFQEGLVALWNAFETYQPDKGPMATYFNYIIRNRLIDRMRHDTRQHEILQQTVHEQHTQYTDGNYHRGTEGARPIAANHQLQLADSNLWKNLQSQLTDKQWKWVYYAIIQEMSYKTIAEQENTTVDAVKNWGRQVKKKLKDPHFRHMLSLDDKDI, from the coding sequence ATGGACAAAAAACTGACATTTGAGGAGATTTTTCAGCAAAACGAGCGGCGAATTCATTATCAGATTCACAAAATGAACATCCGTGACCCGCATCATGACTTTTTTCAGGAGGGGTTAGTCGCACTTTGGAATGCGTTTGAAACGTATCAACCGGACAAGGGGCCCATGGCAACGTACTTCAACTATATCATCCGAAACCGTCTGATTGATCGTATGCGGCATGATACCAGACAACATGAGATTCTTCAGCAAACCGTTCACGAGCAACACACACAATACACTGACGGCAATTACCACCGAGGCACGGAGGGCGCCCGTCCCATAGCGGCCAATCACCAACTCCAGCTGGCTGATTCCAATCTTTGGAAAAATCTTCAGTCCCAACTGACGGACAAGCAATGGAAATGGGTCTATTACGCTATTATCCAAGAAATGTCCTATAAAACAATCGCCGAACAGGAAAACACAACTGTTGACGCGGTGAAAAATTGGGGGCGGCAAGTGAAGAAGAAATTAAAGGACCCGCATTTTCGTCACATGTTGTCGCTGGATGATAAGGACATTTAA
- a CDS encoding diaminopimelate dehydrogenase, with translation MSNKIKLGVVGYGNLGKGAVKAIKATEDLELVAVFTRRDPEALKLDDPDAKAVHIDNAGNYQNDIDVMLLCGGSATDLPEQTPYFASMFNTVDSYDTHAKIPEFYQMVNEVATKHHTTAIISTGWDPGLFSLNRVMADAILPNGENYSFWGKGLSQGHSDAVRRVNGVKNGVQYTIPSEEAIEQVRSGANPELTKSGKHRRVCYVVAEKDADKAAIENEIKTMPNYFADYDTEVNFISEEELERDHSKAPHGGFVIRSGNTGEANKQIYEFSLTLDSNPEFTSSVLVAYARAAHRMSQENQFGAKTVYDVAPAYISPRSAEALRRDYL, from the coding sequence ATGAGCAACAAAATTAAATTGGGAGTCGTCGGTTATGGTAATCTGGGAAAAGGCGCAGTAAAAGCCATTAAAGCAACTGAAGACCTGGAATTAGTTGCCGTTTTCACCAGAAGGGATCCGGAAGCATTGAAACTTGATGATCCTGATGCTAAAGCTGTACATATTGATAACGCAGGCAATTACCAAAATGACATTGATGTAATGCTGCTTTGTGGTGGATCGGCAACAGATTTACCCGAACAAACCCCATACTTTGCAAGCATGTTTAACACAGTGGACAGTTATGATACGCATGCAAAAATTCCCGAGTTTTATCAAATGGTCAATGAAGTTGCAACAAAACATCATACAACTGCTATTATCTCAACAGGCTGGGATCCGGGCTTGTTCTCTCTAAACCGCGTAATGGCTGATGCGATTTTACCTAACGGAGAAAACTATTCATTTTGGGGAAAAGGACTCAGCCAGGGACACTCTGATGCGGTAAGAAGAGTTAACGGTGTGAAAAATGGTGTCCAATATACCATTCCATCCGAGGAAGCAATTGAACAAGTACGCAGCGGTGCCAACCCGGAATTAACCAAATCGGGGAAACATCGCCGTGTTTGCTATGTTGTCGCTGAAAAGGATGCGGACAAAGCAGCAATCGAAAATGAAATCAAAACCATGCCGAACTATTTCGCCGATTATGACACAGAAGTGAATTTTATTTCCGAGGAAGAATTGGAACGTGACCATTCTAAGGCACCACACGGTGGCTTTGTGATTCGAAGTGGCAATACAGGAGAAGCTAACAAACAAATTTACGAGTTCTCGCTCACATTAGACAGCAACCCTGAATTTACGTCCAGTGTGTTAGTCGCATATGCAAGAGCTGCCCATCGAATGAGCCAGGAAAATCAATTTGGTGCCAAAACAGTTTATGATGTCGCACCAGCTTATATTTCACCACGATCAGCAGAGGCGTTAAGAAGGGATTATTTATAA
- a CDS encoding DNA-3-methyladenine glycosylase — protein MCHLPEPLHLSFYHQPTLQLAQSLLGKLLLKETKEGVAGGLIVETEGYIGPGDRAAHSFNHRRTKRTEIMFGEAGYTYTYSMHTHCLFNVVSGQIDAPEAVLIRGVEPYIGQELMEPRRPKAKKKKEWTNGPGKLTKALGITMDDYGHALNQRPLWIAPGRSVDVSEIAAGPRIGIGNAGEAKDYPWRFWIRDNAFVSR, from the coding sequence ATGTGCCACTTACCGGAGCCATTACACTTATCATTTTATCACCAGCCGACCCTCCAACTGGCGCAGTCACTGCTAGGAAAATTGCTGCTGAAGGAAACAAAGGAGGGGGTTGCCGGCGGTTTGATTGTGGAAACGGAAGGCTACATTGGGCCTGGTGATCGTGCAGCCCATAGTTTTAATCACCGTCGCACGAAACGAACGGAAATCATGTTCGGTGAGGCTGGTTATACATATACGTATTCGATGCATACGCACTGTCTCTTTAATGTTGTGAGCGGCCAGATTGACGCGCCGGAAGCTGTATTGATTCGCGGTGTGGAGCCGTATATTGGCCAGGAATTAATGGAACCACGGCGGCCCAAAGCGAAAAAGAAAAAAGAATGGACGAATGGCCCCGGCAAATTAACGAAAGCGCTCGGCATCACGATGGATGATTATGGACATGCACTTAATCAGCGTCCGCTGTGGATTGCTCCGGGGAGAAGTGTGGATGTTTCAGAAATTGCTGCTGGTCCACGGATCGGGATTGGAAACGCCGGGGAGGCAAAAGACTATCCATGGCGCTTTTGGATCCGCGACAATGCGTTTGTTTCCAGATGA
- a CDS encoding ABC transporter substrate-binding protein yields MKKVLSFFLLVMFTIGLLTGCGSESPDSEKEPENKDGKTEETETGQSAFPLTVTDALNQEMTIADKPERIVSLIPSNTEIAFALGLGDKIVGVSDHDNYPEAVKEKEKVGGMELNVEVILSLEPDLVLAHASSAHNSKEALQQLRDAGIHVFVVHDAQQIEETYEAVEQIGQVTGTQEKAEAIISNMKEEFAALREKTDEISDEERKSVFFEVAPAPDIFTAGQHTFFNDLLQLVNADNAAKEQDGWVRIDPESIVELNPDVIITTYGHYENDPVEQIMNRDGWGDMTAVEKEQVYDVQSDLVSRPGPRLVEGAKEIAEVVYPELFEE; encoded by the coding sequence ATGAAAAAGGTTTTATCATTTTTTCTATTGGTCATGTTTACAATCGGTCTTTTAACCGGATGCGGTTCTGAAAGTCCCGACTCCGAAAAAGAGCCAGAGAACAAAGATGGAAAAACGGAAGAAACAGAAACGGGGCAATCTGCTTTTCCACTAACGGTAACAGATGCACTCAATCAAGAAATGACTATTGCCGATAAGCCGGAGCGGATTGTTTCCTTAATTCCAAGTAATACCGAAATTGCCTTTGCGCTTGGGTTAGGGGATAAAATTGTCGGTGTCTCTGATCATGACAATTATCCGGAAGCGGTCAAGGAAAAAGAAAAAGTAGGCGGTATGGAATTGAACGTGGAAGTGATTCTAAGCCTTGAGCCTGATCTTGTGCTCGCACATGCTTCCAGCGCACATAATTCTAAAGAAGCGTTACAGCAGCTTCGGGATGCTGGCATTCATGTGTTTGTGGTACACGATGCACAGCAAATTGAAGAGACGTATGAAGCGGTTGAACAAATTGGACAGGTTACTGGCACGCAAGAAAAGGCAGAAGCTATTATTAGCAATATGAAAGAAGAATTTGCCGCACTGCGTGAAAAAACAGATGAAATAAGCGATGAGGAACGAAAGTCTGTCTTCTTTGAGGTTGCACCAGCACCAGACATTTTCACTGCAGGTCAACACACCTTTTTTAATGACCTCCTGCAGCTTGTCAATGCGGATAATGCGGCGAAAGAACAAGATGGCTGGGTCCGGATTGATCCTGAGTCCATTGTGGAACTTAATCCGGACGTCATTATAACAACGTACGGGCATTATGAGAATGATCCAGTGGAACAAATCATGAATCGTGATGGCTGGGGGGACATGACCGCGGTAGAAAAAGAGCAGGTTTATGATGTCCAATCCGATCTTGTCAGTCGTCCCGGACCCCGCTTAGTGGAAGGTGCAAAGGAGATTGCCGAGGTTGTTTATCCGGAACTTTTTGAAGAATAA
- a CDS encoding N-acetylmuramoyl-L-alanine amidase: MKFYVDPGHGGADPGAQGNGMQEKDMTLDIAQRIRHLLTNDYNDVYVRMSRTDDSSKSLSERTNEANAWGADYYLSIHCNSYNGAAQGYEDYIHSSLSDSSTTAHYQGIMHNEITKVNQLSNRGQKKANFHVLRETMMPALLTENGFIDNDHDADLMKDASWRQTVAQGHVNGLAKAFNLERKASAGTLYKVIAGSFQSKENAENRTAHLRSKGIESFVAAVTISGKRWYRIQAGAFFVRDNAKARLEEVKKAGVEDAFITAE; this comes from the coding sequence GTGAAATTTTATGTAGATCCGGGGCATGGTGGTGCCGATCCGGGAGCACAAGGAAACGGCATGCAAGAAAAAGATATGACGCTGGATATAGCGCAACGCATCCGTCATCTTTTAACCAATGATTACAATGACGTCTATGTCCGCATGAGCCGGACTGATGACAGCAGCAAAAGCTTAAGTGAGCGAACAAACGAAGCCAATGCTTGGGGTGCGGACTATTATTTGTCCATTCACTGCAATTCCTATAATGGGGCCGCGCAAGGATATGAGGACTATATTCACTCGAGCTTGTCTGATTCCTCGACAACAGCACATTATCAGGGTATCATGCACAACGAAATAACAAAGGTGAATCAGCTTAGCAACCGTGGGCAGAAAAAGGCAAACTTTCATGTACTGCGAGAAACGATGATGCCAGCGCTTTTAACGGAAAATGGGTTTATCGACAATGATCATGATGCTGACCTGATGAAGGATGCTTCCTGGCGGCAAACCGTTGCACAGGGACACGTGAATGGATTAGCAAAAGCATTCAACCTCGAGCGTAAAGCAAGCGCTGGAACACTTTATAAAGTAATTGCCGGTTCCTTTCAATCAAAAGAAAATGCAGAAAATCGGACAGCCCATCTTCGGTCAAAAGGAATCGAGTCATTTGTCGCGGCAGTTACCATTTCCGGCAAGCGTTGGTACCGCATACAGGCCGGTGCCTTCTTCGTACGAGATAACGCCAAAGCACGACTAGAGGAAGTCAAAAAAGCAGGCGTTGAAGATGCATTTATCACCGCTGAATAG
- a CDS encoding DnaD domain-containing protein, translating into MNYLKELNAFYQQIIFNPLSGSAVALWNTLMHFNNLSGWQKTFSVPVSIIELKSGIKGSSFKRARDELQEKGYIRVTSRSGRQAAVYQMISQIKPMCQVNSFMDVETDAKQDTIPASETQWQTQPSQAEQSAHFTHDSLEQPVNEPIENQAAHQMNEDNMNHNTNQRAAHTTKDSLVHNVKDNMDHNTDHSTTNSTKVSAHHNKNHYTADNMVHYAEDNVDHNTDHNADPLVKQYINKNKIKHKTKQTTTTTDAIRFYQDYFGMASSYTADDICHWINDIGEPLVLEAMQRALDQQKPRWQYVKGILKAWSKKGITTVEQVAANEAAFRNRQLQQQHQRPSTAGSEVIPGWFQKRKQKQERNRQQKQQQTATSHAVGSPEWEECERLLVKYSKKHTNSKVLV; encoded by the coding sequence ATGAACTACTTAAAAGAATTAAACGCTTTTTACCAGCAAATAATTTTCAATCCACTGTCCGGATCGGCTGTCGCACTTTGGAACACATTAATGCATTTCAATAATCTATCCGGATGGCAAAAAACGTTCTCCGTTCCTGTTTCCATTATTGAGTTAAAATCCGGTATCAAAGGCTCGTCGTTTAAACGCGCACGCGATGAGCTGCAAGAAAAAGGCTACATCCGCGTAACATCACGGAGCGGAAGGCAGGCCGCTGTCTATCAAATGATTTCACAAATTAAACCAATGTGCCAAGTTAATAGTTTCATGGACGTAGAAACGGATGCGAAACAAGACACAATCCCTGCTTCTGAAACCCAATGGCAGACGCAGCCGTCCCAAGCAGAGCAATCAGCACATTTTACTCATGACTCATTGGAACAGCCCGTCAACGAACCTATCGAGAACCAAGCAGCACACCAAATGAACGAAGATAATATGAACCACAATACGAACCAACGTGCAGCCCACACGACCAAAGATAGCCTGGTCCACAATGTGAAGGACAATATGGACCACAACACGGACCACAGTACCACTAACAGTACAAAAGTCAGTGCGCACCACAACAAGAACCACTATACGGCAGACAACATGGTCCACTATGCGGAGGACAACGTGGACCACAACACGGACCACAATGCGGACCCATTAGTTAAACAATACATAAACAAAAATAAAATAAAACATAAAACAAAACAAACAACAACGACAACTGATGCCATCCGGTTTTACCAGGATTATTTTGGCATGGCTAGTTCTTACACTGCCGATGATATCTGCCATTGGATCAACGACATCGGTGAACCGCTTGTACTTGAGGCCATGCAACGTGCCTTGGACCAACAAAAGCCCAGATGGCAATATGTAAAAGGCATTCTAAAAGCCTGGTCCAAAAAAGGTATTACGACCGTTGAACAGGTAGCTGCGAATGAAGCTGCCTTCCGTAACCGCCAACTGCAGCAACAGCATCAACGTCCCTCGACTGCCGGCAGTGAAGTTATACCCGGCTGGTTTCAGAAACGAAAACAAAAGCAGGAACGTAACAGACAACAAAAACAGCAGCAGACAGCAACGTCGCATGCGGTCGGTTCCCCAGAATGGGAGGAGTGCGAGCGTTTATTAGTCAAATATTCAAAAAAGCATACCAACAGCAAGGTGCTTGTGTAG
- a CDS encoding IS256 family transposase, translating to MSHLTTDLLEGLAQKQDIEEIFRHHLETAINQLLKHELTAFLDYEPYEQAGVNSGNSRNGFYDRTFKTEYGSLELHIPRDRNGSFQQQTLAPYKRSNDTLEQFVIHLYEKGITTDEIADLIEKMYGQHYSKQTVSNLTQLVSEDVQAFHERTLERRYVCIYLDATQIPIRRQSVEKESVYIAIGIAEDGGKEVLDFTIAPTESANVWEELVQHLSERGVEHVLLFISDGLNGMTDALHRVYPKAKHQVCCVHVSRNIANKVRVKDRAAILDDFKAIYEAEDRQQALSALDQFQNKWHKTYPRAVDAVMRQDRLLTFYDFPVSIRSSIYTTNLIEGFNKEIKRYVKRKEQFPNEDALERFLVTQFLDYNHKFGMRCHKGFGKAKPELLQMFEALENQA from the coding sequence ATGAGTCATCTTACTACAGATTTGCTAGAAGGACTAGCCCAAAAGCAGGATATTGAAGAAATTTTTCGCCATCACTTGGAAACAGCCATCAATCAGCTTTTAAAACACGAATTAACGGCTTTCCTGGACTATGAGCCTTATGAGCAGGCCGGCGTTAACTCCGGTAATTCCCGTAACGGGTTCTATGACCGAACGTTCAAAACGGAATACGGCAGCCTTGAGCTGCATATTCCCAGAGACCGCAACGGTTCCTTTCAGCAACAAACGCTGGCGCCTTATAAACGTTCTAACGACACGCTGGAACAATTTGTAATCCATTTGTACGAAAAGGGCATAACGACGGATGAAATTGCTGATTTGATCGAAAAAATGTATGGTCAACATTATTCCAAACAGACCGTTTCAAATCTGACACAGCTTGTGTCAGAAGATGTTCAGGCATTCCATGAGCGAACCCTGGAGCGACGTTATGTGTGCATTTATCTGGATGCCACCCAGATCCCGATTCGTCGTCAAAGCGTTGAAAAAGAATCGGTCTATATTGCCATTGGCATTGCAGAAGATGGCGGCAAAGAAGTACTGGACTTTACCATTGCCCCAACGGAATCCGCCAATGTGTGGGAGGAGTTGGTACAGCACTTATCTGAACGCGGTGTTGAACATGTCCTTCTCTTTATTTCGGACGGCTTGAACGGCATGACAGATGCCTTGCATCGTGTCTACCCAAAAGCCAAACATCAGGTGTGCTGTGTCCATGTTTCCCGCAATATCGCTAACAAAGTTCGTGTGAAAGATCGTGCGGCTATTCTGGATGATTTCAAGGCTATTTACGAAGCTGAGGACCGCCAGCAAGCTCTTAGTGCCCTGGACCAATTTCAAAATAAATGGCACAAAACGTATCCTCGCGCTGTCGACGCAGTGATGAGACAGGATCGCTTATTAACGTTCTATGATTTCCCGGTATCCATCCGTTCCAGTATTTATACCACAAATCTCATCGAAGGATTTAACAAGGAAATCAAACGCTACGTCAAACGCAAAGAACAATTTCCCAACGAGGATGCCCTGGAACGTTTTCTGGTAACCCAATTTTTGGATTACAACCATAAATTCGGTATGCGGTGCCACAAAGGATTTGGAAAGGCGAAGCCCGAACTACTGCAGATGTTTGAAGCGCTGGAAAATCAGGCTTAA